The genomic stretch CTGCCGTGTCGAAGAGGATTCCCGACGTTCCGTTCGGATGAAGGGAATATTGGCCGCTTCCGTGGAACACCCATCGGAAGGAGAGAATATCGGCGCGGAACTGATCCGTCAGTACGAAGCTTCCATCTGGGAGCACGTCGAACAGGGCAAAATCGGTCGGATTAACGGGACGGATGTGGGACGATTGGTACGCGGCGAATGTCGCGAACAATGCGACGAAGGTCACAGACAGGACCATCGTGACCAGCCGCCGTCGCGATTGACTCATGACGTGTTGGGGGTCCGTGACCTCAGCCCTCGTCGGAGGGGAGTCGTTGGCGCCGCGAGACCAAACTGGTCGTATGCAGAGGAGTGCAACGAAGAAGGAGACTGCAACCGTGGCCGCTGTGAGAAACGGGGCCAGCTCTGGGGGAAGAGATTCATGAGCACGGGTTCCTGGAACTCCTGAAATCAGAGTCCAGTAGGAAAGACCGCTCGCCCCCGAAAATGCGTCCGGATACCACCCGTTGTAGATGAGAGCGTATGCGAACGCTGGCACCCAGAGCCCTAGTGCGATCCGCTGTTGGGCGCCCCGATTGTGGCGAAGTGCGTGCAAGGTGACGAAGGGGAGCGCCCACAGGAAGTAGTTCGGGCTCCATCGAACCGCCAAGAGATACGAAAGCAGGATTACGAACCCGTGAGCGGCGGTCAGATCGAGTTTCCCGTTCCGGACGAGTGTATATGTCCATGCGAGACCCAAGACTAATCCACCGGCCGCGACGAAGGCTAGGGACGAGTCGAGAGGGCCGGTGAACCAGCTGACTTCCCGCCATGCAGTGAACTGCGGGTCAAGCTGGCCACGATTGGACCCGCTAATCCCCCCGGAGAAGCCGAAAACGACCCCGAGATAGGATCGGGCATCGTAGAGAAGAAACGGTGCTGAGGTTAGGGCGGGAGCCAGTGCCGCGGCTCCGAGGACCTTGAGCTTCTTTGGGATCCCATGGACCAACGCGAGGGCCATAGGGAGGAAGACGGATGGGTAGACTTTGGTCGCGATTCCGAGGCCGAGCGTGAAGGAACCCAGGATCACGTCCCGGTCCGTCTTCCGTAAGAGAAAGTGAAGCGCGAGCACGGTGAAAAAGACGGCAATTGGATCGTTCTCCCCCCAGATTGCCGTCACGAGGATTGTGAACGGGTTGAAGAGATACGCGATGGCCGCGGTTCTGGCAAGCCGTTCCGAGCCGCCTAACTGCCGCATGATTCGGAGGAGGAGGATCGAAATTCCAGCATCTGCGGCGACGGCGGGAATTCGAAGCCAGATTCCGAAGAGAATCGGAGCTGAGCCGGAGCCCTCGTAAGCTGTGAGTGCGAACAAGAAATACTCAGCGGGGTACGGCCAAGGACCGAGCTGGGCGAATCGAGGGTCGGACGCAAATAAACTGAATGGATCTTTGCCGGTGAGTAGGACCTTCGTGCCGAGGTGAGCCGCCCAGAAGTTGTATGGGTCGCTGAACCAGGGAATCAAGACAAGTCGTATGCCGATTCCGACGACCAACGCGAGACCGAGCGACGGTTCCCAAAGGATCTTCTGCCATCGCTGGAGCCACTCAAGAATTGAGTTCGCCACCCGGTCAGCTCCTACCCCTGTGAGATAATTCGCAGACGATGCCGTAGGCTTGAAAGTGGTTCGAATCCTCGGGGGCCCATACGCTCCAGGATCTCAGAATCGGGTACCTTGCGAGCGGATTGGACTTCGGCTCGCCGGCCCAGCGTCTCCCGAAGTCGCCAGACGTTCCAGGCGACCGCGCGCCAGGGAGCCCAAAACAATGCGGCACTCCTCTCACGAACTGCCAATCCAAGGGACTTTGCAACTGTAAATAGGAGGAACTGAGGAAGTCCGCGCGCCAGCGAAGATGGCTGATAGTTCTTCAGCATCGCCCTGAGATAATTTCGGTGGACCCAGTAGACCCTCGTGGGATTCATTCTTCCGATGCTGGCGGAGAACTCGTGGACGACTTTCGCTCTTGGTGCAAGCAATGATTTGTAGCCCAGGAGGCGGAGTCTCCATCCGAGATCGAAGTCCTCGCAATACATGAAGAAGGCCTCGTCAAATCCGTGGACTTCTAGGAACGGCTGTCTTCGGAGCAGCATCGCGCCGCCGCTGCCAGAAAAGGGCTCGAAGCCCTCCGGGAAATTGTCGGTGTCGGGATCCCCGAACCCGATGTCTACCGTTCCGGTCCACCAGTATGCCATCCCCCCAAGCGAGTTCAGGATCTTGGGATCATCTCGAAACACGAGCTTGCATGCCGCAACCGCGCATTTGGGGTCTGACTGGACTGCGTCAACGAGCTCTTCAATCCAGGTACGGCTCGCCACCTCTGCGTCTTGGTTCAAGAGTACGACAAACTCCTCGGGGACCTTCGCGATGATCCGATTGTACGCTGCGCTGAAACCGAGATTCGTAGGCATGCGGATTACCTCGACCAATGGGAATTTTGAGCGAATGAGCTCCGGGGTTCCATCCACGCTCGCGTTGTCAGCGACGATTACGCGAAGGGAGGGGTAAGAGGACGACAGAACGCTCATCAGACACGCCTCGATATACTGAACGCCGTTGTAGCTCAGGACGATCACCGCAACCGGCGGGCGGTCAGTCTGAGGCACTGCGATCTCCTACCACCGAGCGGAGGGGGTGCTCCGTCCGTCGCAACGCATGTCGGACTTCTAAGCTTTCGAACACCATCGCTCCGATAATTGCTCGGTCCGGGACGCGTCGGTTTGTCTGGATCTGCCTTCGCTTCGTCAGAGTGTCCGGGAGCATTCGGAGGTTCCAGTGCCAAGCCGACAAGACGGCAACCAGCAAGCGTCGATTGACGAGAGCGAGCCCAAATGCTTTCGCGAGTTTGACTGCAAGGAGGAACGGCGCGATCCAAACGAGCGTCGTCAGACGGTAGTTCTTGATGAGCGCACGGATTTCGTTCCGTTCGAGAAAGTATACCATCCGGTTGAATTTCAGCGCTGATCCGCGCCATTTATGGTGGACGACAACACGCTCGTCCAGCGCGATATCGTAACCGAGCAGTCGTACGCGCCAGCTCCAGTCCAGATCATCGGCATACATGAACATCCGCTCGTCGAAACCACCGGCTTGCTCCCATACGTCGCGACGCGTTGCAAACACGGTCCCGACGGCATAGAATGGACGCGGGTAAGCATCCCCTCGAAACTCTTTCTGACCGGCTCCAATCGCGCGGTTCTGTCCAAATCCCAGGAAGTCGAGGAGCCCACCTGCTGAGTTGATTTTTTCGGGATGATCCAGGTACAACGCGATTCCTCCGGCGCAGCCCGTTTTCGCGTTGGAGAGGTTGGATTCCAGCAACTCAAGCCACTTCGGCGGAACGACGACATCGTCGTTCAAAAAAACGAGAAGACTTCCGGTCGCCTCGGTTGCGCCCAAATTCCAACCTCCCGCGGACCCGAGGTTACGACCTGACTTGACGAATCGTACTGCTGGGAACTCTGGCCCGACAGTCTTTGTGCAGGAGTCAAGGGAGGCGTTGTCGACGACGATGATTTCCGCCTCGCAGGCATCTGAGAGCAAGACGCTCCTCAGACACTTCCGGAGTTGTTCTGCGCCGTTGTAATGGACGATCACGACGGACGTATCGTGCGCAGACGGACTATCCCGTACTCGAAGTTCCATGATGCCAGATCCTAGTGCAGCACGAGCCCCGTGGCGGCCACAGTACGCCCGCGTACCTCAGCAGGAGACGGTCCCATTTGCGCGCACCACACACCACGTGACCCAGGTTGATTCGGGGCAAGCCTAATAAATCCCGACGTCTCCGAGTCATGGCATATCCTAATGCGCCGAAGGCCCCCATCGCCGAGCGACGTGGCGTCGAAGTCGATCCAAGGGCTCACAGAACTTGTCGTCGCACTCGAAGGAAGAGTCGAACGGGTCCTCTCTCGGAATCGGTATTTTGGAGTGCTTGTCCTTCTCCTGACCGTCGTATTCTTTGCGCGCTTCGCATCGATTGCCCTGTCCGTCCCAACAGTCGGTCCGGACTATGGTCACTATCTGATTGCGGCGAACTGGTATGCAGGCGCGGACCGGAGTGGCGAGGGGCCCTTCGACCCTCCGTTCGTGCCGATGCTCGTGCTTGCGTTGGCCCCTTTGGTCGGAAGGATCCCCGCGCTCCAGATCCTAGGGGCGGCGGCACTGGTCTCGCTCTTCCCGGCGGCGGTCTACTTCATGAGCAAGTTCGTGCCACGTTGGGCCGCCCTGCTCGGCTCAGCCGTTTTCGTTCAATGGCAGACGTTCGTGGAGTTCATCACCTTCGGCGGCGTCACGAACCTGTTCGGCATCGCGTTCAGCCTCGTCTTGTTTCGCCTACTCTATGAGACGCTGGATGAACCAGTCCGAGGCTGGCGTCCGCGGCGCAAGGATGTCGTGGCCTCTGCCGTCCTTTTCCTTATCGTCTCGACGCACCACTTCACCGCTCTTCTCGTCGGCGCCACGCTCCTCGTCTGGATTTCGTTCCACCTCCTGCTGCGGACGAGAGATCGCCATGCGAGCGGATGGACGGCGATTCGGGTTGTGGCGCTCGGTGCCCTGCCGAGTCTCCTTTACGTCCCGTACCTCCTTTCCCTCGTAGCAGCGGATATCGGCGGGGGATTCGGGCAGCCGACCCCACTCGGGACCCTTTCGTTTGCGATCGTGTATCCGTGGCGCGTCACCACTGAGGTCTGGATTGCGTTCCTGATCCTCGCGCTCTTGGCCGTCACGCGGTTCGGACCGTCCTCTCCTCTTTTGCCCGTCGTCAGTGCGCTCTCGCTGACTCCTCTTGTCCTCGAAATGACCATTCTCGCATCGCATCCGGTGCGGACCCTATTCTTCTTGGAGTTTCCACTGGTGTTCCTCGCGCTCGTCTGGTCCGTCCGGGGAGCACCAGCGAAGTCGTTCGGGCTCCGTTCCGGAACCCCTCATGCACTCGGCGAGGCGATCTGTGTCGGAGTGTTCGTGGTCGCCCTCCTCGTGCTCCCAAGTTCGGGCGCTGCTCTGCAGATTGAAGGAATGAGCTACTCGCATCAGTTCATGACCGTCCAGACGCTCCAAGCGTTCGACTGGATCGCGAGGAACACCCCTCCGACCTCCGTCTTCGCGGTCGATGCAATTGAATCACCGGCTTTCAACGATCGATGGATGGGCATGGCCACCGGGTGGTGGCTCGAGGGCTACGCGGACCGCAAGGCAATCTACGAGGCAAATCCACCTCTACTTTCGTCCCTTCCAAAATGGGAGGATGCCCGGGACGCAAACCGCCTCTTCGCCGGGGACACCATCTTCGAAGACGGGCTCCTTCGGGTCGCAGACGGGTTCCCATTCGACGATGGGGCGGCCCCGAAGGTTTACACGGGGTATTTTCAAGACTATCGCGAGTTTGTCGGCTTCGCAGTGCCACGGCTTGTCAACACGAGCACAGGACAGGCCTTCACGTTGGTCCTTGGAGCCGATCCGAATTTCGGCCGAGGGTTGGAGGGCGGCGTCGGCTGGGTCACGGGTAACTACTCCGGCCCGGGATTCACAGGTTCTCGTTCGACCCTGTATAGCCATCAAAACGAGACGGTGACGCTCGAACTCACGTTGAGCTTCAATCCGAACGCGGCGTGGAACGCCGTGGAGATGACGATCAGACTCCCGTCGTGGACCCTTGTGGACTTGGGTTCTATGGGCCAAGGCGTCATCGGCTGTCGCGTGCCGGACATGTTTGGCTACCAGACGCAGGTCGGACGAATCACGTTCGCAACCACGAACCTGAGTGTCTCGTCCCAAGTCTCACAACTTGGGACCCCGGGCGAGGGCGGAATCGGCCTCCGCTGGAATTCCGAAGGCTCATTCATGAAGCTCGATGCGACCGTGGCGCTGACGCAGCTCTCGTCCTTGGGGACCGCGCCTCACCCTCCGTTCATGCGGACCTCCACGCAGATCCTCGCAGACCATTCGATTGGTTTTCTCTTCATCACAGCGCAATCTGCCTCGAACATCCAGAGGTTCGATCGCCAGGCTGTACGATTCTCGCGGGTGTTCACGAACTCCGCCGCGGTCGTCTTTCGCGTAGGCTGATTCGTGATGCGGTAAACACCGTCAGCTCCAATCGGTCACCATGCAGCTCGAGGTCGCCAGCACAGTAACCGCGTAACCGGGCTCATAGGTGGAAATGCCCCGACAATCCCGTAAAGTCATTCATCGCGTCTCTCGAGTTCTGCCAGGAACAGGTACCCCCACTCGTTGAATGGAGCCTTGTCGGCAAGACGGTCCTCGAGCAACCCTGCGATTCGTGAGATAGGTCCTACGCGATCATACTCAACGGCTAGGTTCCAGGGTGGCAGTAGGATTTGTAACCCTTCGAGGCGACGCAGTGCGAACCCCCCGTTGAAAAACCGAAGAAAAGCGCGAGGGGAGTAAAACCGCGTCGGGATCACGTAGTTTCGCTGGGACGGGTGGCAAGTGATCGGCACAGGGACATCATGTCCTAGTCGACGGAACGCTTTCCTGGGC from Thermoplasmata archaeon encodes the following:
- a CDS encoding glycosyltransferase family 2 protein; translated protein: MPQTDRPPVAVIVLSYNGVQYIEACLMSVLSSSYPSLRVIVADNASVDGTPELIRSKFPLVEVIRMPTNLGFSAAYNRIIAKVPEEFVVLLNQDAEVASRTWIEELVDAVQSDPKCAVAACKLVFRDDPKILNSLGGMAYWWTGTVDIGFGDPDTDNFPEGFEPFSGSGGAMLLRRQPFLEVHGFDEAFFMYCEDFDLGWRLRLLGYKSLLAPRAKVVHEFSASIGRMNPTRVYWVHRNYLRAMLKNYQPSSLARGLPQFLLFTVAKSLGLAVRERSAALFWAPWRAVAWNVWRLRETLGRRAEVQSARKVPDSEILERMGPRGFEPLSSLRHRLRIISQG
- a CDS encoding glycosyltransferase family 2 protein is translated as MELRVRDSPSAHDTSVVIVHYNGAEQLRKCLRSVLLSDACEAEIIVVDNASLDSCTKTVGPEFPAVRFVKSGRNLGSAGGWNLGATEATGSLLVFLNDDVVVPPKWLELLESNLSNAKTGCAGGIALYLDHPEKINSAGGLLDFLGFGQNRAIGAGQKEFRGDAYPRPFYAVGTVFATRRDVWEQAGGFDERMFMYADDLDWSWRVRLLGYDIALDERVVVHHKWRGSALKFNRMVYFLERNEIRALIKNYRLTTLVWIAPFLLAVKLAKAFGLALVNRRLLVAVLSAWHWNLRMLPDTLTKRRQIQTNRRVPDRAIIGAMVFESLEVRHALRRTEHPLRSVVGDRSASD